The following coding sequences are from one Photobacterium angustum window:
- the flhA gene encoding flagellar biosynthesis protein FlhA — MLNWLTTLKQSSKGYIGIPIALLMILAMVILPLPPMLLDALFTFNIVLAILVLLVSTTAKRPLDFSVFPTILLVATLMRLTLNVASTRIVLLEGHNGGDAAGKVLQAFGEVVIGGNYVVGMVIFVILMIINFVVITKGGERISEVAARFTLDALPGKQMAIDADLNAGIIDQNQAKQRRRDVANEADFYGSMDGASKFVRGDAIAGLLILFINIIGGISIGVFEYGLSASDAFKTYALLTIGDGLVAQIPSLLLATSAAIIVTRINDSDDDMTQAMQNQLLASPATLFTVASVMAIIGIVPGMPHLAFFSFAAVLAFAGWRQYKKPHHHQQLEEVEAVSQAMQLDHETPLTWDDIPHVQSMSLSLGFRLVHLVNKEQGAPLTQRIRGVRKNLSEQVGYLLPEVNIRDNLSLKPNHYTIAVHGEIIEQGSIEPERLMAIAVGDTYGEIDGILGHDPAYQLPAVWIENSNKAKALNMGYQVVDDATVIATHLSKVMKVHLADLFTHDDVDFINQRLAQQAPKLAESLSAALTPAQQLKVYRQLLIDQVPLKDIRTIANTMLEASENTKDPILIAADVRCSLRRTLVNLLNGDKKDLNVYALSDELEQMLLTSLQQAQASGNVMLDSFPIEPNILSQFQQNMPLAKQQLKQQGAAPVLLVMPQLRPLLSRYARTFAQGLAVLSYNEVPENKNINIIGNLG, encoded by the coding sequence ATGTTAAATTGGCTCACAACACTCAAACAGTCGAGTAAAGGTTATATCGGTATTCCTATCGCCTTACTGATGATTCTGGCTATGGTGATTTTGCCATTACCTCCTATGCTGCTCGATGCCTTATTCACCTTTAATATTGTCTTGGCAATCTTGGTATTGTTAGTCAGTACCACAGCAAAAAGGCCGTTAGACTTTTCTGTTTTCCCCACCATTCTATTAGTCGCGACATTAATGCGACTCACTTTGAATGTGGCCTCAACACGTATTGTATTACTGGAAGGTCATAATGGTGGCGATGCCGCAGGTAAAGTGCTCCAAGCTTTTGGTGAAGTCGTTATTGGCGGTAACTACGTTGTGGGTATGGTGATTTTCGTGATTTTAATGATCATCAACTTTGTGGTGATCACTAAAGGTGGCGAACGTATCTCTGAGGTAGCAGCCCGTTTCACCCTTGATGCCCTACCTGGTAAACAAATGGCAATAGATGCCGATTTAAACGCTGGCATTATTGACCAAAACCAAGCAAAACAGCGCCGTCGTGATGTTGCTAATGAAGCGGATTTTTACGGTTCAATGGATGGTGCTTCAAAGTTCGTTCGTGGTGATGCCATTGCGGGTTTATTGATCCTATTTATCAATATCATTGGTGGTATCAGTATCGGTGTTTTTGAATACGGACTCAGCGCCTCTGATGCTTTTAAAACATACGCCTTACTGACTATTGGTGATGGTCTTGTCGCGCAAATTCCTTCACTGCTATTAGCAACTTCTGCCGCTATTATTGTCACTCGTATTAACGACAGTGATGATGACATGACGCAAGCTATGCAGAACCAACTGCTTGCCTCACCTGCAACCTTATTCACTGTTGCTTCTGTGATGGCAATCATAGGTATTGTGCCAGGCATGCCGCACTTGGCATTTTTCAGCTTTGCCGCAGTATTAGCCTTTGCGGGCTGGCGACAATATAAAAAACCTCATCACCACCAGCAACTTGAAGAGGTTGAAGCCGTTTCTCAAGCCATGCAACTCGACCACGAAACGCCATTAACATGGGATGACATTCCTCATGTTCAAAGTATGTCGTTGTCGCTCGGTTTTCGTTTAGTCCATCTGGTTAATAAAGAGCAAGGAGCGCCACTTACCCAACGTATTCGCGGTGTTCGTAAAAATCTCTCGGAACAAGTCGGCTATTTACTGCCTGAAGTGAATATTCGCGACAACCTAAGCTTAAAACCGAATCACTATACTATTGCCGTTCATGGCGAGATCATTGAACAAGGCAGCATTGAGCCTGAGCGTTTAATGGCTATTGCCGTGGGTGATACCTATGGCGAAATAGATGGCATCCTTGGCCATGATCCTGCTTATCAACTCCCTGCGGTGTGGATTGAAAATAGCAACAAGGCAAAGGCCTTGAACATGGGTTACCAAGTCGTTGATGACGCGACAGTAATTGCCACTCACTTAAGCAAAGTGATGAAAGTACATTTAGCCGATTTGTTTACCCATGATGATGTAGATTTCATTAACCAACGTTTAGCGCAGCAGGCGCCGAAATTAGCAGAAAGTTTAAGTGCTGCATTAACGCCTGCTCAGCAACTAAAGGTCTATCGCCAATTACTCATTGATCAAGTGCCACTTAAAGATATCCGTACCATTGCCAATACCATGTTAGAAGCATCTGAAAACACCAAAGATCCAATCTTAATTGCTGCAGATGTGCGTTGCAGCTTACGCCGAACCTTGGTGAATCTACTCAATGGTGATAAGAAAGATCTTAACGTCTATGCCCTATCCGATGAACTTGAACAGATGTTATTAACATCGCTCCAACAAGCACAAGCGAGTGGCAATGTGATGCTAGATAGTTTTCCAATTGAGCCAAATATTTTAAGCCAATTTCAACAAAATATGCCGCTTGCGAAGCAACAATTAAAACAGCAAGGCGCAGCCCCTGTTTTACTAGTAATGCCACAATTACGACCACTGCTATCTCGCTATGCGCGTACTTTCGCCCAAGGCTTAGCAGTATTGTCTTATAACGAAGTTCCTGAAAATAAGAATATCAATATCATTGGCAACTTAGGTTAA
- the fliP gene encoding flagellar type III secretion system pore protein FliP (The bacterial flagellar biogenesis protein FliP forms a type III secretion system (T3SS)-type pore required for flagellar assembly.), whose translation MIAQGYHWLTKACQQRHYLYLLTLLLIALSILFSSGAEANSGLNFLTVTDDQGEQEYSVKLQILLLMTALSFIPAFLLMATSFTRIIIVLSILRQALGLQQSPPNRILVGIALSLTILIMRPVWTDVYDNAFVPYDNGDITLLQAFDTAEKPVRDFMLKQTHQSALEQMMRIANEPLDQDVEDISFAIVLPAFVISELKTAFQIGFMLFIPFLIIDLVVASVLMAMGMMMLSPLIISLPFKLIVFVLADGWTMTVGSLSASFG comes from the coding sequence ATGATCGCTCAGGGATACCACTGGCTGACAAAGGCATGTCAACAGCGCCATTATTTGTATTTACTCACTTTGCTACTTATTGCGCTCAGCATACTATTTTCTTCGGGCGCAGAAGCCAATAGCGGGCTGAATTTCTTGACCGTTACGGATGATCAAGGCGAACAAGAATACAGTGTGAAATTACAGATATTGTTGTTAATGACAGCACTGAGTTTTATCCCTGCCTTTCTACTAATGGCGACCAGTTTTACCCGCATAATTATCGTACTTTCTATTTTGCGCCAAGCTCTGGGTTTACAACAAAGTCCGCCAAATAGAATACTAGTGGGTATCGCTTTGTCACTGACTATTTTGATCATGCGTCCGGTCTGGACTGATGTCTACGATAATGCTTTTGTCCCTTATGACAACGGAGATATTACCCTTTTACAAGCCTTTGATACTGCCGAAAAGCCCGTTCGTGATTTCATGTTAAAACAAACCCATCAAAGTGCTTTAGAGCAGATGATGCGTATTGCCAACGAACCATTAGACCAAGATGTGGAAGATATTTCGTTTGCTATCGTGTTACCTGCTTTTGTGATCAGTGAGCTTAAAACAGCCTTTCAAATTGGTTTTATGTTGTTCATTCCTTTTTTGATCATCGATCTCGTGGTTGCCAGTGTTTTGATGGCAATGGGTATGATGATGCTGTCACCGCTGATTATCTCTCTTCCTTTCAAATTAATTGTGTTTGTACTCGCTGATGGCTGGACCATGACGGTCGGATCGCTATCTGCCAGCTTTGGATAA
- a CDS encoding flagellar basal body-associated FliL family protein — MTNKKTLSNLFIILLISIIVAVATFSATLWYSQQNTSTPNIDVWFKKVFQSEPEATAQPAFHPLDKVVVSVKGERQTHYVMIELAVQTHYPERIKQIDSYMPLVRNALLKMFSKKKYEELQNQQSIDQLQQEVKQTLTAAFANTTIARDIDDVLFTKYVIQ; from the coding sequence ATGACTAATAAAAAAACGCTTTCTAACCTCTTTATCATATTGCTGATCAGCATTATTGTTGCTGTTGCCACTTTTAGTGCCACCCTATGGTATAGCCAACAGAATACGTCCACTCCAAACATAGATGTATGGTTCAAAAAAGTCTTTCAATCAGAGCCAGAAGCCACGGCACAACCTGCCTTTCATCCTCTCGATAAGGTCGTTGTCAGTGTAAAAGGCGAACGCCAAACTCATTATGTGATGATTGAGCTCGCAGTCCAAACCCACTATCCCGAACGAATAAAACAAATCGATAGCTACATGCCGCTCGTTCGTAATGCATTACTCAAAATGTTCAGTAAGAAGAAGTATGAAGAGTTACAAAACCAGCAATCTATTGATCAATTACAGCAAGAAGTAAAACAAACTCTGACCGCAGCCTTTGCCAATACCACGATCGCTCGTGATATCGATGATGTGCTTTTTACCAAATACGTCATTCAATAA
- the fliS gene encoding flagellar export chaperone FliS, translating to MLMQDAGFNSYQQVDLDAQAASASPHQLVLMLIDGFQDELIRAQGHIEAKRLDAKGISINKCMNILIGLDSALDLELGGEVAANLHDLYEFCQLELYQASVKNDISHLDNVTLVMNNIREGWQGFGQHAAK from the coding sequence ATGTTAATGCAAGATGCAGGTTTTAATTCATATCAACAAGTCGACTTGGATGCACAAGCCGCTTCAGCCTCACCCCATCAATTAGTCTTGATGCTTATTGATGGCTTTCAAGATGAACTAATACGTGCACAAGGTCATATCGAAGCAAAACGACTCGATGCCAAGGGGATAAGTATTAATAAGTGCATGAACATCTTAATAGGGCTAGATAGTGCGTTAGATCTAGAACTTGGCGGCGAAGTTGCAGCTAATTTGCATGATCTTTATGAGTTTTGTCAGCTTGAGCTTTACCAAGCAAGTGTCAAAAACGATATCTCCCACCTCGATAATGTCACTTTAGTGATGAACAACATTCGTGAAGGCTGGCAAGGATTTGGGCAGCATGCAGCCAAGTAA
- a CDS encoding EAL domain-containing protein, protein MTTQHTLHTMDELYSYIQSIIPSLTRNNDDAILLDAFDQNDISHVCQAIRETTTNQVTYQHLTLRFGSNNEQSVYQFDVSKPVQFLFDLYSLYLAIRHIEFQLSTFHKDIINPLVVPINSETLSWPIGQGFINQVFQHHSVAMQYIIPCVQLHDMENSECHNMMTLNANLESLKKKAVKLWIDIIPPTRYLETIKTIKPDAIKTSHILNDDHKRSGLIPVIRFIRKNNTLFIAGRVGSQHELNQYRLLGAQYYFGYVSDIPMSVSMKKKVANNNQI, encoded by the coding sequence ATGACAACTCAACACACATTACACACCATGGACGAACTTTACAGCTATATTCAAAGTATTATCCCATCGTTAACCCGTAATAACGACGATGCGATCCTACTTGACGCATTTGATCAAAACGATATTAGTCATGTCTGTCAGGCAATTCGAGAAACCACCACCAATCAAGTAACCTACCAACACCTAACATTACGTTTTGGTAGCAATAACGAACAAAGTGTTTACCAATTTGATGTATCTAAACCTGTACAGTTTCTATTTGATCTCTACAGCTTATATTTAGCCATCCGCCATATTGAGTTTCAGCTATCGACTTTCCATAAAGATATTATTAACCCCTTGGTGGTTCCGATAAATTCAGAAACGCTATCATGGCCTATTGGACAAGGCTTTATTAATCAGGTCTTTCAACATCATTCCGTTGCAATGCAGTACATTATTCCCTGTGTTCAACTTCATGACATGGAAAATAGTGAATGCCATAACATGATGACGTTAAATGCAAATTTAGAATCATTAAAAAAGAAAGCGGTAAAACTCTGGATAGATATTATCCCACCCACCCGCTATTTAGAGACAATAAAAACAATTAAACCTGATGCAATTAAAACGTCGCATATTCTTAATGATGATCATAAGCGCTCAGGCCTGATTCCCGTCATTCGTTTTATCCGTAAAAACAATACATTATTTATTGCAGGACGAGTGGGTAGCCAGCATGAATTAAACCAATATCGACTACTTGGTGCGCAATATTATTTCGGTTACGTCAGTGATATACCAATGTCGGTATCAATGAAAAAAAAGGTTGCGAATAATAATCAAATATAA
- the fliR gene encoding flagellar biosynthetic protein FliR — protein sequence MAISFAELNALLAQFWWPFFRIGAAMLAMPFFGDALIPIWVRALLALAISFIAAPLMPAMPTTDLLSLSALMLAFEQAIWGLLFGLIIHFLFSIMTLLGQIISLQMGLGMAMMNDPVNGVSVAILGRMFLLFSTLLFLALDGHLLVIDILVQSFTSWPVGSGLALSSVKQILTLFGWMFSSALAIALPAIVSMLLANISFGVMNRAAPSLNVYALGFPMTMLLGLFSVLISVSGVPARYVELVHYSLDQLQLYISGGV from the coding sequence ATGGCTATCTCGTTTGCAGAGCTCAACGCCCTTCTCGCTCAGTTTTGGTGGCCGTTTTTTCGTATTGGGGCTGCCATGTTAGCCATGCCATTTTTTGGTGATGCGTTAATTCCTATTTGGGTACGCGCTTTATTAGCACTTGCTATCAGTTTTATTGCCGCGCCACTGATGCCAGCTATGCCCACGACAGATTTACTATCTCTCTCGGCACTTATGCTGGCTTTTGAGCAAGCAATATGGGGGCTGTTATTTGGCTTAATTATCCATTTCCTATTTTCAATTATGACATTATTAGGTCAGATCATTTCACTGCAAATGGGCTTAGGGATGGCAATGATGAACGATCCCGTTAATGGTGTTTCAGTTGCGATTCTTGGGCGAATGTTTCTATTGTTTTCTACCTTATTGTTTCTGGCTTTAGATGGGCATTTATTGGTCATTGATATTCTGGTGCAAAGCTTTACCTCTTGGCCTGTAGGCAGTGGGTTGGCTCTATCTTCAGTAAAACAAATACTCACACTTTTTGGTTGGATGTTCAGTTCAGCCCTTGCCATCGCTCTGCCCGCTATTGTTTCGATGCTTCTGGCTAATATCAGTTTCGGTGTTATGAACCGCGCCGCGCCTAGTTTAAACGTTTATGCATTAGGCTTTCCTATGACCATGTTGTTAGGACTCTTTAGTGTCTTAATTTCTGTCAGCGGTGTGCCTGCGCGTTATGTCGAGTTAGTCCATTACAGCCTAGATCAACTTCAACTCTATATTTCGGGGGGCGTATGA
- the lafA gene encoding lateral flagellin LafA: MALSMHTNYASLVTQNTLSNTSNLLNTAMERLSTGFRVNSAADDAAGLQIATRLDAQTRGMSVAMRNSQDGISMMQTAEGAMDEMTNIVYRMNDLATQASNGTVSANDRTALDAEFQQLGEELANVMASTSFGGQDILTDAGSFGAGAVNFQIGTQSGDQLAVDVSTEVQAVNATIGTAGSLALGDLTSAANAQTALTTLTGANGEAGLLKEIGDARSALGANINRLDHTITNLGNMVENVSAAKGRIVDADFAVESSSMTKNQMLMQAGTTVLSQTNQLPGMAMSLLR; this comes from the coding sequence ATGGCTCTATCTATGCACACCAATTACGCATCACTGGTTACACAAAATACACTGAGCAATACTAGCAATTTGTTAAACACAGCAATGGAACGTTTAAGTACAGGTTTCCGTGTAAATTCAGCTGCAGATGATGCTGCTGGTCTTCAAATCGCAACTCGTCTAGATGCGCAAACTCGTGGCATGTCTGTAGCTATGCGTAACTCGCAAGACGGTATTTCAATGATGCAAACCGCTGAAGGTGCGATGGATGAAATGACTAATATCGTCTACCGCATGAACGACCTTGCAACACAGGCATCAAACGGCACAGTATCAGCAAACGACCGAACAGCGCTTGATGCAGAATTCCAACAGCTTGGTGAAGAGCTTGCCAACGTAATGGCATCAACCAGCTTTGGTGGACAAGACATTTTGACCGATGCAGGCTCATTTGGTGCAGGCGCAGTTAATTTCCAAATTGGTACTCAATCAGGTGATCAACTAGCTGTTGATGTATCAACTGAAGTACAAGCCGTGAATGCCACCATTGGTACTGCAGGTTCGTTAGCTCTAGGTGATTTGACTTCTGCAGCTAACGCACAAACAGCACTAACGACCCTAACAGGTGCTAACGGTGAAGCAGGTTTACTGAAAGAAATTGGTGATGCACGTTCAGCACTGGGTGCCAACATTAACCGCCTTGACCACACCATCACTAACCTAGGCAACATGGTTGAGAATGTATCTGCAGCCAAAGGTCGTATTGTTGATGCTGACTTTGCTGTTGAATCTTCAAGCATGACTAAAAACCAAATGTTAATGCAAGCCGGCACAACGGTACTTTCCCAAACTAACCAGTTACCGGGCATGGCAATGTCACTACTTCGCTAA
- a CDS encoding flagellar hook-length control protein FliK: MLINTALTKIDNVSSSSDIKQAGMLAEHSDATVEQESFSQTLQTLQTFSQQSESTLPELLLGNANATALEQRDPATISQNQALQPVPPSEIETTVTTPIIGNFSLNHLATPPTTSTLSSASFKQQPDLKSALSSSHQMLDGVNPSAFNHANNPTKGVIAPLTITSLPSSALEQMSSLNAVKTPVFNGEMPVAQPVQNLTAVEQVLSAQAQTQTNITVNRVNWAPISVDPQSPQWGEKMLNILQDRVSLQATQNMQEARIRLDPPDLGKLDLIVKMDGDKLNVQISANNNAVRDALNQVSERLRHDLQQQFVSVDVNISHGEQHSHSDQTAQHSPQDDNDHRVITSSSSADVETSTTNEHWLSTLA, translated from the coding sequence ATGTTAATTAATACTGCGCTCACCAAAATTGACAATGTATCGTCATCATCTGATATCAAACAAGCTGGGATGCTTGCTGAACACTCAGACGCGACAGTAGAGCAAGAAAGTTTCTCGCAAACATTACAAACATTACAAACATTTTCTCAACAAAGCGAAAGTACGTTACCAGAGCTGCTATTAGGCAATGCTAATGCAACAGCTCTTGAACAGCGAGACCCAGCAACAATATCGCAAAATCAAGCATTGCAGCCGGTACCGCCAAGTGAAATTGAAACAACCGTAACTACACCAATTATAGGCAATTTTTCACTTAATCACTTAGCTACACCGCCAACCACAAGCACACTGTCCTCTGCTTCATTTAAGCAGCAACCAGATCTTAAGAGTGCATTATCAAGTTCTCATCAGATGCTAGACGGTGTCAATCCATCTGCGTTCAACCATGCAAACAATCCTACTAAGGGAGTAATAGCACCACTAACCATAACTTCACTACCAAGTTCAGCCTTAGAGCAAATGTCATCGTTGAACGCGGTAAAAACACCGGTTTTCAATGGTGAAATGCCCGTTGCACAACCGGTTCAAAATCTTACAGCAGTCGAACAAGTTTTATCTGCTCAAGCACAAACACAAACTAACATAACGGTTAATCGTGTGAATTGGGCTCCTATAAGTGTTGATCCTCAATCTCCACAATGGGGTGAGAAAATGCTGAATATTCTCCAAGATCGCGTTTCTCTTCAAGCGACACAAAACATGCAAGAAGCACGTATTCGTTTAGATCCACCGGATCTTGGCAAGCTTGATCTGATCGTCAAAATGGATGGCGACAAATTGAATGTTCAAATCAGTGCCAATAACAATGCAGTACGTGATGCACTTAACCAAGTCTCTGAACGTTTACGTCATGATCTCCAGCAACAATTTGTCAGTGTCGACGTTAACATCAGTCACGGCGAACAACATTCTCATTCAGATCAAACCGCACAACATTCACCCCAAGATGATAACGATCATAGGGTAATCACTTCCTCGTCATCAGCAGACGTTGAAACATCGACAACCAATGAGCATTGGCTATCCACGCTCGCATAA
- the flhB gene encoding flagellar biosynthesis protein FlhB, whose protein sequence is MSQSSAQDKTEKATPQKIRKARDQGQIPRAKDFTAATIFIAVVVFFYFQIDVIWQTLNGVFKLNMTMSRDDLRSPWLAIEALGASLAIIIQLLLPLFGLILIAAIASSLLIGGWLFYPAGVLPKLSKIDPIAGIKRMFSTRSLVELLKSTLKVCVIFLLLYLYLDANLSRLLGMQNLPLKQGVSLILTILFHGILLMGIALLLFGLIDIPYQKWEHAKELKMTKQELKEEFKSNEGSPEIKQRIRQIQQQFARRKIDKAVPKADVVIVNPTHYAVAIKYDTTLSEAPFVVAKGIDEAAMHIQTIAKQHDVEILHSPPLTRAIYHSTQIEQAIPSQLYVAVAHILTYVLQLKAFRQGKGNQPQTLPNFVIPKHLQH, encoded by the coding sequence ATGAGTCAGTCATCTGCACAAGATAAAACTGAAAAAGCGACTCCGCAGAAGATCCGCAAAGCCCGAGATCAAGGTCAGATCCCACGCGCCAAAGACTTCACTGCAGCTACGATTTTTATTGCGGTTGTGGTTTTCTTTTATTTCCAAATTGATGTGATTTGGCAGACGCTGAATGGCGTCTTTAAATTAAACATGACAATGTCTCGTGATGATCTACGCTCACCTTGGCTAGCGATTGAAGCATTAGGTGCAAGCTTAGCCATTATCATTCAATTACTACTGCCATTATTTGGTTTGATTCTGATCGCCGCTATCGCCAGCAGTCTACTGATTGGTGGTTGGCTATTCTATCCTGCTGGCGTATTGCCAAAATTATCAAAAATCGATCCCATTGCGGGGATAAAACGGATGTTTTCAACGCGATCTTTAGTCGAACTTTTAAAATCGACACTCAAAGTCTGTGTGATTTTCCTCCTGCTATATCTCTATCTTGATGCCAATTTAAGCCGTTTACTAGGGATGCAAAACTTGCCACTGAAACAAGGCGTGTCATTAATTCTGACGATTCTCTTTCATGGCATTTTGCTGATGGGCATAGCGCTATTGTTATTTGGTTTAATTGATATTCCTTACCAAAAATGGGAGCACGCCAAAGAGCTGAAAATGACCAAACAAGAGCTGAAAGAAGAATTTAAAAGTAATGAAGGTAGCCCAGAAATCAAGCAACGCATTCGTCAAATTCAACAGCAATTTGCCCGTAGAAAAATAGATAAAGCAGTACCTAAAGCTGATGTGGTGATCGTCAACCCAACCCATTATGCCGTTGCGATTAAATACGATACCACACTGTCTGAAGCGCCCTTTGTGGTAGCAAAAGGCATAGACGAAGCAGCAATGCATATTCAAACCATCGCCAAACAACACGATGTTGAGATCTTACATTCACCACCATTAACGCGTGCGATTTATCACAGTACCCAGATAGAGCAAGCGATCCCAAGTCAACTCTATGTCGCCGTGGCTCATATATTAACTTATGTTTTACAGCTTAAAGCCTTTCGACAAGGTAAAGGAAATCAACCACAAACGTTACCCAATTTTGTTATCCCAAAACATTTACAGCATTAA
- the fliQ gene encoding flagellar biosynthesis protein FliQ, whose translation MTPELAVDLFSNAVWLIINMVMVLVIPGLLVGLVIAVFQAATQINEQTLSFLPRLIMTLLMVIFAGHWMLRRLMELFDYLFHNIPGMIG comes from the coding sequence ATGACCCCAGAGCTTGCTGTCGATCTATTTTCCAATGCGGTTTGGCTAATTATCAATATGGTAATGGTACTTGTTATCCCAGGGTTATTAGTCGGGTTAGTGATTGCCGTTTTTCAAGCCGCGACCCAAATCAACGAGCAAACCTTAAGTTTTCTACCTCGTTTAATCATGACTTTGCTGATGGTAATTTTTGCCGGACATTGGATGCTAAGGCGCTTAATGGAATTATTTGATTACCTCTTTCATAACATACCGGGAATGATTGGCTAA
- the fliD gene encoding flagellar filament capping protein FliD, translated as MNSLDPIQMATQLATFDVQPFQQRYQLQADKYQSQLSALGKVESALRDFRATIQSINSSTASIIQNKATLSDDSHFSVSANAKALSGNYQVFVEQVASAHQVKTDMPANLESTTSVPNTGTLSFTVDGQTLDLDLSTIDSDGDGQSTISELTTAINNHPDNPGVNATLVRTSGQTHFMLASNETGIANTLSVSSSTGTTWFDGAFTNLTEISAPQDAVIWLGAKTTGLKLTNSSNTFSNVIDGIDITATKAQTSGDTAISMAIDADQDATLEQVNSFIESYNKVISNLDSYTQTGSADTKRGALANDPTLRSIESQLNNLLRDQFEGKRLSEIGISINREGKLEVDKDTFKNAQQTMGSTIESMFNGDGNLFDSLEDSLKPFLQFSSGMFTSRKDALRNNIDRIDDKQANLERKYDMAYTRYLKQFTQMNQIMTQMQQTQGLFG; from the coding sequence ATGAATTCGTTAGATCCTATTCAAATGGCCACTCAACTCGCCACCTTTGATGTACAGCCATTTCAGCAGCGGTATCAATTACAAGCTGATAAGTACCAGAGCCAATTAAGTGCATTGGGTAAAGTAGAATCTGCCCTACGTGATTTTCGCGCAACAATTCAAAGCATCAACAGCTCAACTGCAAGCATTATTCAAAATAAAGCGACATTAAGTGACGACAGCCACTTTTCCGTCAGTGCAAATGCAAAAGCATTAAGCGGCAATTATCAAGTCTTTGTTGAGCAAGTTGCCAGCGCCCATCAGGTCAAAACTGATATGCCAGCAAACTTGGAGTCAACGACTTCTGTACCTAACACAGGAACACTCTCATTCACTGTCGATGGCCAAACTCTTGATCTCGACCTTTCAACAATAGATAGCGATGGTGACGGGCAATCCACCATATCAGAGCTCACCACAGCAATTAATAACCACCCCGATAACCCCGGAGTGAATGCCACGTTAGTTCGTACCAGTGGTCAAACTCATTTCATGCTAGCAAGTAACGAAACAGGGATTGCGAACACATTAAGTGTTTCTTCAAGCACAGGCACAACATGGTTTGATGGTGCTTTTACTAACTTAACTGAAATAAGTGCGCCACAAGATGCAGTGATTTGGCTTGGCGCGAAAACCACGGGCTTAAAACTGACCAATAGCAGCAATACGTTTTCAAATGTTATTGATGGTATTGATATCACTGCAACCAAAGCACAAACCTCTGGTGATACAGCCATTTCTATGGCTATCGATGCCGATCAAGATGCCACCTTGGAGCAAGTTAATTCATTTATTGAAAGCTATAACAAGGTGATATCCAACCTTGATAGTTATACCCAAACAGGCTCAGCAGATACCAAACGTGGTGCACTGGCAAATGATCCCACTCTTCGTTCAATAGAATCGCAATTAAATAACCTTTTACGCGATCAATTTGAAGGCAAGAGGCTATCTGAAATTGGGATCAGTATTAACCGCGAAGGCAAACTTGAAGTTGATAAAGATACCTTTAAAAACGCACAACAAACCATGGGTTCAACCATTGAATCCATGTTTAACGGTGACGGTAATTTATTCGATTCATTAGAAGATTCACTTAAGCCTTTTCTTCAATTTTCTTCAGGCATGTTTACTTCTCGCAAAGATGCACTGAGAAACAACATCGATCGTATCGACGATAAGCAAGCCAATCTTGAACGTAAATACGACATGGCCTACACCCGCTACCTCAAACAATTCACCCAAATGAATCAAATCATGACCCAAATGCAGCAAACCCAAGGTTTATTTGGTTAA